A region from the Candidatus Falkowbacteria bacterium genome encodes:
- a CDS encoding phosphatase PAP2 family protein: protein MIENLINSFSSFIQNIGDLSYWIVGLIFFAESIVFIGLIIPGAVVAILIGALTAQGVFHLGDIIAFATIGFVLGDCLSYYLGQRGGGMFSDENRLLKEAHLEKGQAFFDKHGNKSVFFGRFIGFLRPMTAFIAGLGKMSFRRFLVLDALSAISWTIIHIMVGYFFGQALGLVKIWLNRLEVFTLVAAILFGLFYLIKWLFIRKGEQFWLAFNDLLKSRYHRLQHRPRLEKFLISHPQLISFLHRRLTRQRFTGFPLTILALIGGYTALLLGGLVEDVIYSDPITRIDQWLETMLIAFRHPVLVETFLVITVLAKFSIIIIFALLLTLFLWRLNQKRFLSGLWVSVGGAALFSFIIKITIERPRPLGGVYEEASFSFPSAHAALSVSFYGYLLYWAWRRSTWSRRVNLTFGWLILIFLIGFSRLFLGVHYLSDVLGGFVLGLLWLLVGIGLAEWHLRRSGPTEYFKPLAKPMWHFGYFLASLAIISYTIATISYLYGINFSAIEKLPPIKSADVFQTLSDASFPRFSETIDGTIEQPMNFLIIAPAASAIDSSFASLGWYKADELGIKSLKKSLGSWVRRINYSKAPINPSFWGGEPNVIAYEKPLDGKRRQSRLQLRLWQTNIADADGQRVFIGAVSQDTARHFWLFGKQIEPDIDTARDWLRAELEYAVPVAEIRPIEWIKPSVLSRIKTFQTDGRLIYVKYDAKTLPEQK, encoded by the coding sequence ATGATCGAAAACCTAATCAACTCATTCTCTTCATTCATACAGAATATCGGCGACCTTAGCTACTGGATCGTCGGTCTGATTTTTTTCGCCGAATCGATCGTCTTCATCGGGCTGATAATCCCTGGTGCGGTCGTTGCCATCCTGATCGGAGCCTTGACCGCCCAAGGCGTCTTCCACTTAGGCGACATCATCGCCTTCGCGACCATAGGCTTCGTTCTGGGAGACTGCTTGAGCTATTATCTCGGCCAGCGCGGCGGCGGCATGTTCAGCGACGAGAATCGCTTGCTCAAAGAGGCCCACCTCGAGAAAGGCCAAGCCTTCTTCGACAAGCACGGCAACAAAAGCGTCTTTTTCGGACGCTTCATCGGCTTCCTCCGTCCGATGACCGCTTTTATCGCCGGCCTAGGCAAAATGTCGTTCCGACGCTTTCTTGTGCTAGACGCTCTCAGCGCGATCTCTTGGACCATAATCCATATCATGGTCGGCTATTTTTTCGGCCAAGCCTTGGGGTTGGTTAAGATTTGGCTCAACCGTCTTGAAGTCTTCACTCTGGTGGCGGCCATTCTTTTCGGACTGTTCTACCTGATCAAGTGGCTCTTCATCAGGAAGGGCGAGCAATTCTGGCTGGCCTTTAACGACCTGCTCAAGTCGCGTTACCACCGTTTGCAGCATCGGCCTCGTCTGGAAAAATTCTTGATATCACACCCCCAGCTCATCAGCTTCCTGCATCGCCGCCTCACCCGACAGAGATTCACCGGGTTTCCCTTGACCATCCTGGCCCTGATCGGCGGCTACACCGCCCTGCTTTTGGGCGGCCTAGTCGAAGATGTCATCTACTCTGACCCGATCACGCGCATCGACCAATGGCTCGAGACGATGCTGATCGCTTTCCGCCATCCTGTCCTGGTCGAGACGTTCCTGGTCATAACGGTCTTAGCCAAGTTCAGCATCATCATAATCTTCGCTTTGCTTTTGACGCTTTTCCTGTGGCGTTTGAACCAGAAACGCTTCTTATCCGGACTCTGGGTGTCGGTCGGCGGCGCTGCACTGTTCTCTTTCATCATCAAGATCACCATTGAACGCCCACGTCCCCTGGGCGGCGTCTATGAAGAAGCCAGCTTCTCTTTCCCCAGTGCCCACGCCGCCCTGTCGGTCTCATTTTACGGCTACCTGCTGTATTGGGCCTGGCGACGGTCGACCTGGTCACGCCGCGTTAACCTGACTTTCGGCTGGCTTATCCTGATATTCTTGATCGGCTTCAGCCGGTTATTCCTGGGAGTCCATTACTTGAGCGACGTCCTTGGCGGTTTCGTTCTGGGCTTGCTGTGGCTCCTGGTCGGCATCGGTTTAGCGGAATGGCATCTGCGGCGATCCGGTCCGACCGAATACTTCAAGCCCCTGGCCAAGCCGATGTGGCACTTCGGTTACTTCCTTGCTTCACTTGCCATCATCAGCTATACCATCGCCACCATATCCTATCTTTACGGCATAAATTTCAGCGCTATCGAAAAGCTGCCGCCGATCAAGAGCGCCGATGTCTTCCAGACGTTGTCCGACGCTTCTTTCCCCCGTTTCAGCGAAACTATCGATGGAACGATCGAGCAGCCGATGAACTTCCTGATCATCGCGCCCGCAGCCAGCGCCATCGATTCCAGCTTCGCCAGCCTTGGCTGGTACAAAGCCGATGAATTAGGCATCAAATCCCTGAAAAAGTCGCTCGGCTCCTGGGTCCGCCGGATCAACTACAGCAAGGCGCCGATAAATCCCAGCTTCTGGGGCGGCGAACCGAATGTGATCGCATATGAAAAACCCTTGGACGGCAAGAGAAGGCAATCCCGGCTCCAACTAAGGCTCTGGCAGACTAACATCGCTGATGCCGATGGGCAGCGAGTCTTCATCGGCGCTGTCAGCCAGGATACGGCCCGCCACTTTTGGCTCTTCGGCAAGCAGATCGAACCCGACATCGACACGGCCAGAGACTGGCTAAGAGCCGAGCTTGAGTACGCTGTTCCTGTTGCCGAGATCCGACCCATCGAGTGGATCAAGCCCTCGGTGCTGAGCCGGATCAAGACATTCCAGACTGATGGCCGCTTGATTTACGTGAAGTACGATGCCAAAACTCTACCCGAACAAAAATAA
- the rpsG gene encoding 30S ribosomal protein S7 — MRGKPAPKRKIEGDIRYNDIDIAKFINYIMKDGKKTVAQKVVYSAFDIIKDKTNQDPRHVFNKALKNVAPLLEVRGKRVGGANYQVPHQVRGERRFVLAYRWIIAAAAARTGKPMGEKLAEELMAAFRNEGTAIKKRDDVHRQAESNKAFAHFAR; from the coding sequence ATGAGAGGAAAACCAGCACCAAAACGCAAGATCGAAGGCGACATCCGCTATAACGATATCGACATCGCCAAGTTCATCAACTATATCATGAAGGATGGCAAGAAGACCGTTGCCCAGAAAGTCGTTTACTCCGCTTTTGATATCATCAAGGACAAGACCAACCAGGATCCGCGCCATGTCTTCAACAAAGCATTGAAGAATGTCGCACCTTTGCTCGAAGTCCGCGGCAAGCGCGTCGGCGGCGCCAACTATCAGGTTCCGCACCAGGTCCGTGGCGAACGTCGTTTCGTCTTAGCCTATCGTTGGATCATCGCTGCCGCCGCTGCACGCACCGGCAAGCCTATGGGTGAGAAATTGGCCGAAGAGCTGATGGCCGCCTTCCGCAACGAAGGCACTGCTATCAAGAAGCGCGACGATGTCCACCGCCAGGCCGAATCCAACAAGGCCTTCGCCCATTTTGCGCGCTAA
- a CDS encoding site-2 protease family protein yields MIITLFFIVALIFSAIVHEYAHGWVALKLGDHTAEDAGRLTLNPIPHLDPVGSILLPMLLLLSKTGFFIAWAKPVPYNPNNLRDQKYGDLKVALGGPGSNLALALFFGLLSRFLPLAQQLKLTLASGVLMSDGDAVLGLMQGQPLAAMFVMSIILCFVNLALMIFNLIPLPPLDGSKVILPFLSYRNQMRYHQLSAYGFLIILVLAYLGVFSLLTIPLTLIFSLITGL; encoded by the coding sequence ATGATAATCACCCTATTTTTTATAGTCGCCTTGATATTTTCGGCCATCGTCCATGAGTATGCTCATGGCTGGGTGGCTCTGAAATTGGGCGATCATACAGCCGAAGACGCTGGCCGTCTAACTTTGAACCCGATACCGCATCTTGACCCTGTCGGATCTATTTTATTGCCAATGTTACTTCTTTTAAGTAAAACGGGGTTCTTTATCGCTTGGGCAAAGCCTGTTCCTTACAACCCCAATAACCTGCGCGACCAGAAATATGGCGACTTGAAGGTGGCCCTAGGTGGTCCGGGCAGCAATCTGGCCTTGGCCCTGTTTTTCGGCCTTTTGTCTAGGTTTTTGCCTCTGGCACAGCAATTGAAGCTAACTTTAGCCTCTGGAGTCTTGATGAGCGATGGCGATGCGGTATTAGGCTTGATGCAAGGACAGCCATTGGCCGCCATGTTCGTCATGTCGATCATCCTTTGTTTCGTTAATTTGGCATTGATGATATTCAATTTGATTCCGCTGCCCCCGCTGGACGGTTCAAAGGTAATCTTGCCTTTCCTGTCTTATCGCAATCAGATGCGCTACCATCAGTTAAGCGCATACGGGTTCCTTATTATATTAGTCCTTGCTTATCTCGGGGTATTCAGTCTGCTGACAATCCCTTTGACCTTGATTTTTTCCCTTATAACCGGGCTTTAG
- a CDS encoding response regulator, producing MSVTILIIDNEPSIVQIAKDILEREGFNVLTASGGKQGTDIWLSHRSIINLVVVDMEMPNVDGPAVISSILMIEPKAKILAMSGNPETRERCQAGLYLAKPFRPHDLIAAVNSLLK from the coding sequence ATGAGTGTAACGATACTGATTATAGACAACGAGCCGTCCATCGTGCAGATTGCCAAAGATATCCTGGAGCGGGAGGGGTTCAATGTCCTGACCGCGTCCGGAGGCAAGCAAGGCACCGACATCTGGCTCAGCCACCGCAGCATCATTAACCTGGTAGTCGTAGACATGGAAATGCCCAATGTCGATGGTCCGGCCGTCATCTCTTCGATCCTGATGATCGAACCGAAGGCCAAGATCCTGGCCATGTCCGGCAACCCCGAAACTCGGGAAAGGTGTCAAGCCGGCCTCTACCTGGCCAAGCCGTTCAGGCCGCACGACTTGATCGCGGCCGTAAATTCTCTACTGAAGTAA
- the rpsL gene encoding 30S ribosomal protein S12 encodes MPTINQLVRKGRIKTKTKSKSPALQSTLDTLHRKRTILPAGAAFKRGVCLKVTTTTPKKPNSALRKIARVRLSNGMEVTCYIPGMGHNLQEHSVVLIKGGKTKDLPGVRYKIVRGVYDTQGVANRRQSRSSYGAKKPKAAAK; translated from the coding sequence ATGCCAACAATCAACCAATTAGTTCGCAAAGGGCGTATCAAGACCAAGACCAAGAGTAAGAGTCCAGCCCTGCAGTCCACTTTGGACACTCTGCACCGCAAGCGCACCATTCTGCCTGCCGGTGCCGCTTTCAAGCGCGGTGTTTGCTTGAAGGTTACCACTACCACTCCGAAAAAGCCTAACTCGGCTTTGCGTAAGATCGCTCGTGTCCGCCTGTCTAACGGCATGGAAGTCACCTGCTATATTCCCGGCATGGGCCACAACTTGCAGGAGCATTCGGTCGTTCTGATCAAGGGCGGCAAGACCAAGGATCTGCCAGGCGTCCGCTACAAGATCGTGCGCGGCGTTTATGATACCCAGGGTGTTGCCAACCGCAGACAGTCCCGCTCCAGCTACGGCGCTAAGAAACCTAAGGCGGCCGCTAAATAA
- a CDS encoding trypsin-like peptidase domain-containing protein yields MTSIFQGERAIIRIVLMASIILAGLGWQTAAQAQVASTTAASSTSPANFAQVESKAYAATVKIKVFNLNEDFAMTEIGSGSGFFINSTGLVLTNYHVVTNEDESSGIDLSDQPLGYQVCVTKQTNLEPECNYTASVVAKDRDLDVALLQVKPTPKMSEITSFPYLEINSSDQTSINDTVIAVGYPGIGSETITITKGIVSGKTSKYDRQWLKTDAMISFGNSGGAAIDSAGRVVGITTQTYSDFVGSIGYIMSTASFYGWLQSHQNDKPKDNPLSQRAGDFAWKSKILLSSNKYISLDPPFEFSKPKDWKFFYNGEDDVMVRKEKDQDGGAVRVVWTRLPFVPSIADLSIIAKQRLDTDLLDVNSIKEADVKRGKTVIGRKFTVNSRSYQGNSTSNTYLFAASNYVVTVDYNYGKNNKDKAVVDSIINSFNLRGGAKPFRPLASYDHRFAGVPRLIMKAGGDWQLHVLNSKDQPIQFFNKKNKLYSGEISLRKINPEEEDISLAALTENSKKELEDVVQMLKVRSDIQLISEVKGNFKFSKGLSGMVRRKMILYNKKSSLKYYVGTVEYIKPIGSEYVMTASLNIVETDKKKIDKMIIDFEKMLSGLAIK; encoded by the coding sequence ATGACTTCGATTTTTCAAGGAGAAAGGGCAATCATCCGCATCGTGCTGATGGCATCAATCATTTTGGCTGGTCTTGGCTGGCAAACCGCGGCACAGGCCCAGGTAGCTTCGACTACCGCCGCATCATCGACCTCGCCAGCCAATTTTGCGCAGGTAGAGTCCAAGGCCTACGCGGCCACGGTCAAGATCAAGGTTTTCAATCTTAACGAAGATTTCGCCATGACCGAAATCGGTTCCGGTTCCGGCTTTTTCATTAATTCGACCGGGCTGGTGCTGACCAACTATCATGTGGTCACAAATGAAGATGAGTCATCAGGCATCGACCTTTCGGATCAGCCATTGGGTTATCAGGTCTGCGTCACCAAGCAGACCAACCTCGAGCCCGAGTGCAACTATACGGCATCGGTCGTGGCTAAGGATCGGGATCTTGATGTCGCTTTGCTGCAGGTGAAGCCTACTCCCAAAATGAGCGAAATCACCTCTTTCCCTTATCTTGAAATCAACTCCAGCGATCAGACTTCGATCAATGATACGGTTATCGCTGTCGGCTATCCCGGCATCGGCAGCGAAACCATTACTATCACCAAGGGCATCGTCTCCGGAAAGACCTCGAAATATGATCGCCAGTGGCTGAAGACTGACGCCATGATTTCTTTCGGCAATTCCGGCGGCGCCGCCATCGATAGCGCTGGACGCGTAGTCGGTATCACGACTCAGACGTATTCTGATTTCGTCGGGAGCATCGGCTACATCATGAGTACCGCGTCGTTCTACGGCTGGCTGCAGTCTCATCAGAACGACAAGCCGAAAGACAATCCGTTGTCGCAACGGGCCGGCGATTTCGCCTGGAAGTCAAAAATACTCTTAAGCAGCAACAAATATATCAGCTTGGATCCGCCATTCGAATTCTCGAAGCCCAAGGACTGGAAGTTCTTCTATAATGGAGAAGATGATGTCATGGTGCGCAAAGAAAAGGACCAGGATGGCGGCGCGGTGCGCGTCGTCTGGACCAGGTTGCCGTTCGTCCCATCGATCGCCGATCTGAGCATCATTGCCAAGCAGCGATTGGATACGGATTTGCTCGATGTCAATTCCATTAAGGAAGCCGACGTCAAACGGGGCAAAACAGTTATCGGCAGGAAGTTCACAGTCAATAGCCGCAGCTACCAAGGCAATAGCACAAGCAATACCTATCTGTTCGCGGCCAGCAATTACGTCGTAACCGTCGATTATAATTATGGCAAGAACAACAAGGACAAGGCGGTCGTCGATTCGATTATTAACTCGTTCAATCTGCGCGGCGGCGCCAAACCGTTCCGTCCGTTGGCCAGCTATGATCACCGTTTTGCCGGTGTGCCGCGCCTGATCATGAAGGCTGGCGGCGATTGGCAGCTTCACGTCCTGAATTCCAAAGATCAGCCAATCCAGTTCTTCAACAAGAAGAACAAGCTGTATTCCGGAGAAATCTCCTTGCGAAAAATCAATCCTGAAGAAGAAGATATTTCCTTGGCTGCCTTGACTGAGAATAGCAAGAAAGAATTGGAAGATGTGGTGCAGATGCTCAAGGTCAGGAGCGACATCCAGCTTATCAGCGAGGTCAAGGGTAATTTCAAGTTCAGCAAGGGGCTTTCGGGCATGGTTCGCCGCAAGATGATCCTATATAATAAGAAGAGCAGTCTGAAATATTATGTCGGCACGGTCGAATATATCAAGCCTATCGGCAGCGAATACGTCATGACCGCCTCGCTTAATATCGTCGAGACCGACAAGAAGAAGATCGATAAGATGATCATCGATTTCGAGAAGATGCTCTCTGGCCTGGCAATAAAATAA
- a CDS encoding DUF475 domain-containing protein produces the protein MSFSFFVIILGLVVFEVISSIDNAIVNAHVLKTLPEKYRKIFLVWGLLLAVFVVRGVLPFLIVWMVNPSLSVTEVFAFAFSGDPQITEYVEKSKPILLLGGGVYLFLVFLAWLFLEEKKYAFLVEHFIHRRGAWFYAISSIALTTITWVALKINPILALSASIGATAFFITDGFKKNAEEQEKKLLIDSSMSAWSKILYLEVLDASFSIDGVVGAFAFTVSVPLILIGNGIGAVIVREFTIRGIDVISKFAYLKNGAMYSIGFLGGIMILESLGKHFPFWVAPLNTFLFLGLFLFLSYREIRLEKLAEQKVTN, from the coding sequence ATGAGTTTCAGTTTCTTTGTCATCATTTTGGGCTTGGTCGTCTTCGAAGTCATTTCCAGCATCGACAATGCCATCGTCAATGCCCACGTCCTGAAGACCTTGCCGGAAAAATATCGCAAGATTTTCCTTGTCTGGGGACTTTTGCTCGCCGTGTTTGTCGTACGCGGCGTCCTGCCATTCCTGATCGTCTGGATGGTCAACCCGAGCCTGTCGGTTACCGAGGTCTTCGCCTTCGCCTTCTCCGGCGACCCGCAAATAACGGAGTATGTTGAAAAATCCAAGCCTATCCTGCTTTTGGGCGGCGGGGTCTATCTGTTTTTAGTCTTTTTGGCCTGGCTTTTCCTGGAAGAGAAGAAATACGCCTTTTTGGTCGAGCATTTCATTCATCGCCGCGGCGCTTGGTTCTATGCCATCTCCTCTATCGCCTTGACCACCATCACTTGGGTGGCCCTCAAGATCAATCCGATTCTGGCTTTATCCGCTTCGATAGGTGCAACAGCCTTCTTTATAACTGATGGATTCAAGAAGAATGCCGAAGAGCAGGAGAAGAAACTGCTTATAGATTCCAGCATGAGCGCCTGGTCGAAAATACTTTATTTGGAAGTTCTGGACGCCTCGTTCTCGATCGATGGCGTAGTCGGCGCTTTTGCCTTTACGGTTTCAGTGCCTTTGATACTGATCGGCAACGGCATTGGCGCAGTTATCGTCCGGGAATTCACCATCCGCGGCATCGATGTGATTTCCAAATTCGCCTACCTGAAGAACGGCGCCATGTATTCGATCGGTTTCTTGGGCGGCATCATGATTTTGGAATCTTTGGGCAAGCATTTCCCGTTCTGGGTCGCGCCTCTGAACACTTTCCTCTTCCTGGGCCTATTTCTGTTCTTGTCCTATCGGGAAATCCGGTTGGAAAAACTGGCTGAGCAAAAAGTTACAAACTAA
- a CDS encoding MscL family protein — protein sequence MQELKDKMIKEPLVGFVQFIREQGVVGLAIGFILGTSINKVVTSLVNDIIQPAIGLLFGSGQELVTLKFRNIMYGRFLAGLIDFAIIAAVVYFGFKGMKLDRLDLKKEDPAKK from the coding sequence ATGCAAGAACTGAAAGATAAGATGATCAAGGAGCCGTTGGTCGGTTTCGTGCAATTCATCCGGGAGCAGGGAGTTGTCGGTCTGGCTATCGGTTTCATTCTCGGCACCTCGATCAACAAGGTCGTGACCTCCTTGGTCAACGACATCATCCAGCCAGCAATCGGCTTGCTGTTCGGTTCGGGACAGGAACTAGTCACGCTCAAGTTCAGGAATATAATGTATGGGCGATTCCTGGCCGGCTTGATCGATTTCGCTATCATCGCCGCCGTGGTCTACTTCGGCTTCAAGGGTATGAAGCTTGATCGCCTTGACCTCAAGAAGGAAGACCCGGCCAAGAAATAA
- the rlmN gene encoding 23S rRNA (adenine(2503)-C(2))-methyltransferase RlmN gives MNTKRLNEILADQPKYRWQQAERAIYVDLVSEWSEATVLPAALRQQLAEECPLAIDVEESVSADGSQKALITLEDDLKIETVLLKHKDGRHTVCVSSQVGCPLGCLFCATGRLGYKRNLSAEEIVEQVLYFARQLKKQGKQVTNVVFMGMGEPLLNYDNVLSAIRTLNRFDGFNLGARRMSISTAGIPKGIRQLSREGLEVNLALSLHAPNNELRGQIMPISKNYTLTQVMTALAEYIEATNRRVMFEYVMIKNINDAPEHAKQLVKLLSGWLAFVNLINYNETELFYPSTKERIDKFKKILEDGHITVVQRHGFGQGIDAACGQLAAKRKAAKPQKRNNTAKAGR, from the coding sequence ATGAATACAAAAAGACTAAATGAGATTTTGGCTGATCAGCCGAAATACCGCTGGCAGCAGGCTGAGCGGGCGATTTATGTCGATTTGGTGTCTGAGTGGTCCGAGGCTACGGTTCTGCCAGCGGCTTTGCGCCAGCAGTTGGCCGAGGAGTGTCCGCTTGCCATCGATGTGGAGGAGTCTGTTTCCGCTGACGGCAGCCAAAAGGCCCTAATCACATTGGAGGATGATTTGAAGATCGAGACCGTGCTCTTGAAGCACAAGGATGGCCGCCATACGGTCTGCGTCTCCTCGCAGGTCGGCTGCCCCTTGGGCTGCCTTTTCTGCGCGACCGGCCGCTTGGGTTATAAACGCAATCTGAGTGCTGAAGAGATCGTCGAACAGGTGCTATATTTCGCGCGCCAGCTCAAGAAGCAAGGCAAGCAGGTCACCAATGTGGTATTCATGGGGATGGGCGAGCCGCTTTTGAATTATGATAACGTCCTGTCGGCGATACGTACTTTGAACCGTTTCGACGGCTTCAATCTTGGTGCCCGCCGCATGTCGATCTCGACGGCCGGCATTCCGAAGGGCATCCGGCAGCTTTCGCGCGAAGGTCTTGAAGTCAATCTGGCCTTGTCGCTGCACGCGCCTAATAACGAGCTTCGGGGACAGATCATGCCGATCAGCAAAAACTATACCTTGACCCAGGTCATGACCGCCTTGGCCGAATACATCGAGGCGACCAATCGCCGCGTCATGTTCGAATACGTCATGATCAAGAATATCAATGACGCGCCAGAACACGCCAAGCAGCTGGTCAAACTGCTGTCCGGCTGGCTGGCCTTCGTCAACCTGATCAATTACAACGAAACCGAATTGTTCTACCCCTCGACCAAGGAACGTATCGATAAGTTCAAGAAGATACTTGAAGACGGCCACATCACGGTGGTCCAAAGGCACGGCTTCGGCCAAGGCATCGATGCCGCCTGCGGACAATTGGCCGCTAAAAGGAAAGCGGCCAAGCCGCAAAAACGAAACAATACCGCCAAAGCCGGCCGCTAG
- a CDS encoding 50S ribosomal protein L28: MAKRCDACGRGATKDASRSHSNIKTIKRQHINLQSKKIAGEKLKICTSCIRTLAKITAK; encoded by the coding sequence ATGGCAAAACGTTGTGATGCATGCGGACGCGGCGCTACCAAGGACGCTTCCCGATCCCACTCGAACATCAAGACAATCAAGCGCCAGCACATCAACCTGCAAAGCAAAAAGATTGCCGGCGAAAAGCTGAAAATCTGCACCAGCTGCATCAGGACCCTGGCAAAAATCACTGCAAAATAG
- a CDS encoding deoxyribonuclease IV, which yields MANKPNIGAHVSAAGGLYNAFINAERIGAECVQIFGGSPKMWRAKQPDEAVLKKYFEAQKLSKVGNVYLHASYLVNLGSDKDANREQSVMSLIDHLAIADKLKARGLIFHLGSSMSGTKEEAMKFTIAGMKSVLKAVPGESWLIMENSAGGGHKLGREFSEVGDIIKAVGSPRVKVCLDTAHIFEAGGIDEYSKPKVKKLFDDFDEHIGLDNLVALHINDSKTPFDSHNDRHENIGAGHIGLDGFKNLAADKRLHGKDWLLEVPGMDNMGPDKENMEIIRKLFR from the coding sequence ATGGCAAACAAACCAAACATCGGCGCTCATGTCTCCGCGGCAGGCGGCCTGTATAATGCCTTCATCAATGCTGAGAGGATCGGCGCCGAATGCGTCCAGATTTTTGGCGGCTCGCCCAAGATGTGGCGAGCCAAACAGCCCGATGAAGCAGTTTTGAAAAAATATTTCGAGGCCCAGAAGCTGTCGAAAGTCGGCAACGTCTATCTGCACGCCAGCTATCTCGTAAATCTGGGCAGTGATAAGGACGCCAACAGGGAGCAGTCGGTCATGAGCTTGATTGACCACTTGGCGATTGCCGACAAACTCAAAGCGCGAGGCCTGATCTTCCATCTCGGCTCCAGCATGTCAGGCACCAAGGAAGAGGCGATGAAATTCACTATCGCTGGGATGAAATCGGTTCTCAAGGCCGTACCGGGAGAGTCCTGGCTGATTATGGAGAATTCAGCCGGCGGCGGACACAAGCTCGGGCGCGAGTTCTCTGAAGTCGGTGATATAATCAAGGCTGTCGGTTCGCCGAGAGTGAAAGTCTGCCTGGACACGGCCCACATCTTCGAAGCAGGCGGCATCGACGAGTATTCTAAGCCCAAGGTCAAGAAGCTGTTCGATGACTTCGATGAGCATATCGGTTTGGATAATCTGGTCGCCCTGCACATCAATGATTCCAAGACGCCCTTCGACTCGCACAATGACCGTCATGAAAACATCGGCGCTGGGCATATCGGCTTGGACGGCTTCAAGAATCTGGCTGCGGACAAACGTCTGCATGGCAAGGATTGGTTGTTGGAAGTTCCGGGCATGGACAATATGGGCCCGGATAAGGAGAATATGGAAATAATCAGGAAGCTCTTCAGATAA